The following proteins come from a genomic window of Amaranthus tricolor cultivar Red isolate AtriRed21 chromosome 14, ASM2621246v1, whole genome shotgun sequence:
- the LOC130799382 gene encoding uncharacterized protein LOC130799382, protein MTSTRSSRLETEDEHRRRVLEDAVLALASRDNCQKQGQTAFDKVLQMQPPSYNGTTDPVILEGWIRTIEKVFRATRCPEEEKLDIGAYYLEGEANNWWTMLHPQCTADSNFRWPKFLEKLKKRFYPAALRWRKQEEFMNLSQGSMTIQEYTDKFTEISRFATHACPTEAEKVLRYINRMDPREQIPVMSSKPATFQEAYDIALSIHTTIL, encoded by the coding sequence ATGACGTCCACGAGATCTTCGAGGCTGGAAACCGAAGACGAGCACAGAAGGAGAGTGCTCGAGGATGCAGTACTAGCTCTGGCTAGTCGGGATAACTGCCAGAAGCAGGGGCAGACCGCATTTGATAAAGTCTTACAGATGCAACCTCCTTCATATAATGGTACTACTGATCCAGTGATATTAGAAGGATGGATCCGGACAATAGAAAAAGTATTCCGGGCGACCAGATGCCCGGAAGAAGAGAAACTTGATATCGGCGCTTATTATTTGGAGGGTGAAGCTAACAACTGGTGGACAATGCTGCACCCACAGTGCACTGCTGATTCAAACTTTAGATGGCCAAAATTCCTAGAGAAACTAAAGAAAAGATTCTATCCTGCCGCACTGAGGTGGCGTAAACAGGAGGAATTCATGAATCTGTCCCAGGGGAGCATGACCATTCAAGAGTATACTGATAAATTTACTGAGATATCTAGGTTCGCCACTCATGCCTGCCCAACCGAAGCTGAGAAGGTTCTACGGTACATCAACCGTATGGACCCAAGAGAGCAGATTCCGGTGATGAGTTCGAAGCCTGCAACGTTCCAAGAGGCGTATGACATAGCCTTGAGTATCCATACTACTATCCTATAG